The Streptomyces sp. NBC_00236 DNA window GGGGGCAGCATGGTGCGACGGGTCAGCCAACGTGAACACCTTCGGCGGGTGTCCGAACGACGGCGAGCCGCAGGAAGGCCGGAAGCCGACCGGAACTCGGCGCGCACGGTGATCGCGGGAGGCCCTACTTCACCCGTCAGTCACAGGTCCTCAAGGCGGGAGAGGGTTTCGTCATGGCCGTCGAGGCGAAACTCCTGGGCAGGGAGTACGTCGAATACCACCTGAAGGTGAACTACCTTGACAAAAAGGGCAGTCAGCATTCTCTCGTCGTGAACGAGCCAGGTACCGGCGTCGGCGTCTTCCGGGTTTCCGGCAGCCTCGACGACAAGGAGTACACCGACTTCTGGGGAGCGGACGAGAGCGGGCAGGGGCGGCGGCTGTACAGCCGGGAGGAAAGGGAGTGACCGGGCCGCGGGCCGGCTCCCGGTGGTGCGCAAGGGATCCGGATCGACGCGGATGCCCCCGGCGCTTCAACTCGTTGGACCTCCGCACGGGTAAGCGGCGACAGTGACCCCCATGACTTCACACGTACACCACGTCACCATCGACTGCGCCGACGCCTACAAGCTCGGCGCGTTCTGGGCGGAGGTGCTGGGTTCCTCCCTCGCCGACGACGACTTCCCCGGCGATCCCGAGGCTCTGGTCGAGACCCCCGATGCCGCCCTGCTGTTCGTCACCGTGCCCGAACCGAAGAGCGTCAAGAACCGCATCCACCTCGACATCCAGCCGGAGGACCGCACCCGTGACGAGGAGGTCGAGCGGCTGCTCGGCCTCGGCGCCACGCTGGTCGCCGACCGCCGCAGGCCGGACGGGCGGGGCTGGGCGACCCTGGCCGATCCGGAGGGCAACGAGTTCTGTGTGGAGTGCGGTGCGCGTGAGCGGGCGCGGCTGACCGGGAAGCGGCTGCCGGTCACCGCGGACGACGTGACATCGGCGGTGAGCCTGGCGGTGGACACGCTCGCGGGCTCGCCGGCCGAGGACTGGCGCATTCCCGCGGGCACGCTCACCTGGGACTGCTGGGAGACCGTGGAGCACCTGAGCGACGACCTCTTCGCGTACGCCGTCCAGCTCGGCCCGCGCAGGCCCCCGTTGGAGACCGAGGTTCCCTATCGCTGGGCTCCGGAGCGTGAGGGCGGCCCCTGGAACGCGATCTTCGCGGACCCTGAGGCGGGAACCGCGGGGCTGCTCCAGACCCTGGAGGCGAGCGGCGCCCTGCTGTCCGCGATGGTGCGGACGGCCTCCCCCGATGTCCGCTCGTACCACTCCTACGGCGTCTCGGACCCGGAGGGGTTCGCCGCGATGGGCATCGTGGAGACCCTCGTGCACACCCACGACATCGCCCAGGGCCTCGGCGTCACCTGGACGCCGCCCGCCGACCTGTGCGACCGGGTGCTGGCCCGGCTCTTCCCCGACGCCCCGGCCGACGAGGACCGGTGGACCGTCCTGCTCTGGTCCACCGGCCGCGCGGACCTGCCGGGCCGCGAGCGCGTCACGTCATGGAAGTGGCACGGGGCCCCGCTGGCCTGAGGGCCGCCCCCCAGGATCACCGGGGGGAGACCTTGTGGACGGTGGTGTCCTCGGGGTTCAGCCGCCGCCCGTCCGCCGCCCGGACCTCCAGCGCGCGCAGACGCTGTCCCTGCCGGCGGTCGAGCAACTGCGAGTGCGGTTCGTCCGGGGCGAAGAAGTTCTGCTCCCCCCATTGCCGCAGCGCCACGATGACGGGGAAGAGCGCTTCGCCCTTCGGAGTCAGTACGTACTCCCGGTAGGCGCTGCCGTCCGAAGCGGGGACGGATTCGAGGACACCGCCGGCGACCAGGGCGCGCAGGCGTGCGGTGAGGATGTTCTTCGCCACGCCGAGGCTGCGCTGGAACTCCCCGAAGCGCCGACTCCCGTCGAAGGCGTCCCGCACGATCAGAAGAGACCACCAGTCGCCGATCGCGTCCACCGACCGCGCGACGGGGCAGTCGCTGTCGTCGAAACGCGTCCTTGTCACCATGCCGTCCTCCACATCCACGCCGGCAGATCCACATTGGTTGCAAGATGCTACCAATAAAAGCTACGGTCCCTTCTGGTAGCAAGATGAAACCAGGTGCGCGGCGGAGGGATGCTGATGCTCAACGACTGTGAGGATGCGACACCAACGCGGATCGCGGACCGCGGCGGTGCAGGCAGTGCGGGCTCCGGGTTCGTCCTGTCCCGCGGCGTCACACTGCTGTTCGCCGTCGCCTGTGGAACCTCGGTGGCGAACGTCTACTTCGCCCAGCCGCTCCTGGTGACCGTGGGCCACGACCTGGGCATGAGCCCGGCACTCGTCGGCAGCGTCGTCACGCTGACGCATGTCGGATACGGGCTGGGGCTGTTCTTCCTCGTACCGCTGGGCGACGTGGCCGACCGCAGACGGCTCGTCGTGGCCCAACTGCTCCTCCTGGTGGCGGCGCTGGCCGTGGTCGCCACCTCCCGCACCGCGGCGGTTCTGCTCGCGGGCATGGCCGGGACAGGACTGCTCGCAGTGGTCACGCAGACGCTGGTGGCCTTCGCCGCGGCCCTGACCGCGCCCGCCCGGCGCGGACGCGTCGTCGGCACGGTGACCAGCGGCGTGGTCGTCGGGATCCTGCTCGCCCGCACCGCATCGGGTGTGCTGGCCGATCTCGCGGGCTGGCGCTCCGTCTACCTCGCCTCGGCGGCGCTCACCGCGCTGCTCGCCCTGGTCCTGCACCGCGTGCTGCCGCGCGACAACGCCGCCCAGCCGGCGTCCCTGCGCTACGGACAGCTCCTGCGCTCCACGGTCACCCTGTTCGCTCGGGAACGGCTCCTGCGGCTCCGCGCCCTGCTCGGCCTCCTCGTCTTCACGGCGTTCAGCACGTTGTGGAGCAGCATCGCCCTGCCGCTCAGCGAGCCCCCGTACTCCTTCTCCCACACCGCGATCGGCGCGCTGGGCCTGGTCGGAGCGGCCGGCGCCCTGGCGGCGGCCTGGGCGGGCCGCCTCAACGACCGCGGACTCTCCCGACAGACCACCGGCATCGCCCTGGCGCTGCTCGCCGCCTCGTGGCTGCCCCTGGCCTTCACCCGCAGTTCGCTCTGGGTCCTGGGCGTCGGCGTGATCCTCCTCGACCTCGCCGTACAGGCCGTCCATGTCACCAACCAGACCCTGATCCACGCGCTGCATCCGGACGCGGGCAGCCGGTTGATCGGCGGATACATGGTCTTCTACTCGATCGGCAGCGCGACCGGCGCGATCGCCGCGACCTCCCTCTACACGGCGGCCGGCTGGGGTGCCGTGTGCGCGCTGGGCGCCACGGCCAGCTGCCTCGCGCTCGCACTCTGGGCGCTCACGCGAGACAGCGTCCCGGACCCGGCATACCAGGACCTTCCCCGCCCGTGAACCCCGGCCGGTCAGCGTCGAAGTGACCGGGCACACCTCCGTCGAAGGGCTACCGGTGGGAGAACCAGCTCGCCGCCGGAAGCAGCCTGCTGTCGTAGCCGAACAGTGCCTGGTTCTCCCAGGCGTTGCCGGAGGCGGGGTCGGCCGGGTCCCAGCCGCTGCCGCTGACGGCGGTCCACGCCGGCTCCCAGTACACGGCGCCGAGGCCCCTGCCGCCGGGGACCGCCTCGACGACGTTCATCACGTCACGGAGGTTGGCCGCCTGGCCGGCCGGGGTGGCCGGGTAGCCGCTGACGAGCTGGCCCGCGGTGGCGATGTTGTTCTCCAGGCCGTCGGCGTCGGCCAGCGTGTGCGCGTACGCCGTCTCGGCGACCAGGACCGGCTTCCCGTAGCGGGCTGCCGCGTCGTCGAGGTTGGCCTGGAGGTCGCTCAGCGGCCCGTGCCAGTACCCGTAGTACGAGAGCGCGATGACGTCGAAGGGCACGCCGTACGCGACGGCGTTGTCGAACCACCAGCGGGTGCCGGCCTTGTCGCCGCCCTTGGCGAGGTGCAGGGCCACCTTCGTACCGGAGGAGACGGCCTTCGCCGCGTTCGCTCCGGAGGTGAGCAGCCCGGCGAGCTGGGACCAGTTGTCGGTGGAACCCTCGGGCCAGAGCATTCCGGCGTTGGTCTCGTTGCCTATCTGGACCATGTCGGCGGTGGTGCCCTGGGCCTTGAGGGCGCTCAGCACGTCGTACGTGTGGTTGTACACGTCCGTGCGCAGCTGCGCGTAGCCGTGGCCGGACCAGGCGGCGGGCTTGTTCTGCTTGCCGGGGTCGGCCCAGGCGTCGGAGTAGTGGAAGTCGACGAGGGTCTTCATGCCGAGGGCCTTGGCGCGTTTGGCCATGGCCAGGACGTGGGCCTTGTCGTTGAAGCCGTCGGCCGGGTTCACCCACACCTTGAGGCGGACGTAGTTCATCCCGGCGGACTTCAGGAGGCTCATCGCGTCGCCGGTGGTGCCGCTCGCGCTGCGGTAGACGGCGCCGTGCGCCTCGTTCTTCGGGAGGGTGGAGAGGTCACCGCCCTTCACGGTGAGCCCGGTGGCGCCGCGGGTGAAGGCGATGTCGTCGAAGTTGGCCCACTCCCCCGCGTGGGCGTCCGAGTTCAGGCTGATCGTGCAGGAACCGCCGGTGACCCTGACCGAGGTGACGAGGCGGATCCAGCCGCCGTTCGCGGTGGGCGGCAGGTCGGTGCGCTGTTCGGCGCTGCCGCAGTTGCGCAGGGCGAGGTACGCGGAGTTCTGGCCGCCGCCCGACCTGACCCAGGCGCTCAGGGTGTACGTGCCGTCGGTGAGGCCGGTGAGGTACTGGTACGTCTCCACCTTGTAGGCGGAGGCGGACCAGTGGCTGAGCCGGGTGCTGCCGCTGTGGCCGCCGGCCTCGGTGAAGGAGGCGGCGTTCTGCCCGCCCGCCGAGTAGGTCGACCAGCCGGTGCTGCCCGATTCGAATCCGGTGTTGGCGGGGGCGGTGGCGGCCGTGGCCGCGTGGGCGGGGAGGGTGGGGAGCGCTGCCAGCAGGAGGCCGGACAGCGAGGCCGCCAGCACCCCCGCTCTCTTCTTGCCGTGCGTCGCTGCGTACATCGTCGATGTCCCTTCGACCGTTGCGCGGGAGGTGCAGGGGGAAGCGGGTCGTGCGTCCTCAGCTGTCGAGCCGGACCACACGGACGGCACCTGCCGGGACGGCGAGGTGGCCCGTGGCCGGTTCTCCGGTGAGGAGTTCGGTGCCGGGGGCGTCGAGCGGCACCTTGGTGTCACCCCCGGTGTGGTTGATGACGAAGAGGTACGTGCCGGCGTCGCCGGTGCGGGTGACGACCTCGACGTCGTACGGGATCCCGGTACGCGGCGCGATGCGGGCGTCCTCGCAGGCCCGGTCCAGCACGGCGTCCAGGTCTGCGCCGGTCAGCCGGGTGGAGACGTACCAGGCGGTGCCCTCGCCGAGACGGTGGCGGGTGACGGCGGGCCGGCCGGCCGGGATGCCGTCGGCGTAGGACCACATGGTCTCGGCGCCGCGCGGGATCACCACGTCCGACCAGAGGTCACCCGTCAGCTCCGGCCCCTCGGGTGCGCCCTCGGGGGTGATCAGGCGGACCGTGCCGCCCTCGGCGAGCGGGGAGAACTCCTCGACCGTCAGCCCCAGGACGTCCCTGAGCGCGCCCGGGTACGGGCCGGGGTGCACGGCGTCGTCGGCGTCGACGATGCCGGAGAAGTACGAGACGACGAGTGTGCCACCGCCCTCCACGTACCGGCGGAGATTGCGGCCGGACTCCTCGGTGGCGAGGTAGAGGGCCGGGACGACGACCAGCGGGTAGCGGGACAGGTCTGCGTCGGGGTGGGCGAAGTCGACGGTGAGGTGCCGGTCGAAGAGCGAGGCGTAGAAGGTGTCGGCGCGCTCGCGTGCGTCGTGGTCCTGGCTCGGGCGCCACTCCAGGGACTGCGCCCACCAGGACTGCCAGTCCCAGACCATGGCGACGTCGGCGACGGTCCGGGTGGTGCGGATCCCGTTCAGCAGGCCCAGGTCGGCGCCCAGCCGGGAGACCTCGCGCCAGATCCGGGAGTCCGTGCCGGCGTGCGGGAGCATCGCCGAGTGGAACTTCTCCGCGCCGCGCAGGGACTGGCGCCACTGGAAGAACATCGCACCCTCGGAACCGCGGGCGACGTGGGCGAGGCTGTTGCGGGCCATCTCGCCGGGGCGCTTGGCGGGGTTGCGGGGCTGCCAGTTGACGCCGCCGGCGGAGTGTTCCAGGAGCAGCCAGGGCGCGCCGCCCGCGACCGAGCGGGTGAGGTCGGCTGCCATGGCGAGGTTGACGTGGGTGCGGCGGCCGTCGGTGATCAGGTAGTGGTCGTTGGTGACGAGGTCGACCTCGCGGCCCCAGGCCCAGTAGTCCACCGAGTCGCACTGGCTGAGCGCGGTCATGAAGTTGGTGGTGACGGGGATGCCGGGGGCGAGCCGGTGCAGGAGGTCGCGTTCGGCGCAGAAGTTCTCGCGCATGGTGGCGTCGGCGAAGCGGGCGTAGTCGAGCTGCTGGGCCGGGTTGCCGACGGTGGGGGTGGTGCGGGGCGGGTCGATCTCGTCGAGACCGCGGTAGCGCTGACCCCAGAAGGCGGTGCCCCAGGCCTCGTTGACGGCCTCGACGGATCCGTGTCGGGCGGTGAGCCAGCGGCGGAAGTGGGCGGCGCAGTTGTCGCAGTAGCAGGCGCTGACCGGGACGCCGTACTCGTTGTGGACGTGCCACAGGGCGAGGGCCGGGTGGTTCGCGTACCGGCGGGCCAGCTGTTCGGTGATGTTCGCCGCGGCAGCCCGGTAGTCCGGGTTGCTGTGGCAGATCGCGCCGCGTGATCCGAAGGCGTACCGAACGCCTTCCCGGCTGACGGGAAGCGCCTCGGGGTGGGCGCGGTAGAACCAGGCGGGCGGGGCGACGGTGGGGGTGCCGAGGTCCGCGCGGATGCCGTTGACGTGCAGCAGGTCCAGGAGCCGGTCGAGCCAGCCGAAGTCGTACGCGCCGGGCTCGGGCTCCAGGAGGGCCCAGGAGAAGATCCCGACGCTGACCATGGTGACGCCGGCCTCCCGCATGAGGCGCATGTCCTCGTGCCAGACCTCCTCGGGCCACTGCTCGGGGTTGTAGTCGCCGCCGAAGGCCAGCTGGTGCAGACCCTGCGGGGCAGTCGCGCGAGGGGTGTGCGGCATGGGCGTCTCCTGGGCTCTTTGGTACAACTTCTGGGAACGTGCACACACACTCTCGGTGGCGCAGGCCCAACATAACCGCACAGCATCAACCATTGACAAGTGTCGGTTTCGTTTCTCTACTGTGAACGCTCACAGCGCACATCAGGCGCTGCACCCTCGCTTCTCGTCAGGGGAGACCTCCATGAAGTACCGCATCGTCGCGGCGTCCGCAGCCGCCTCGCTCGCCGCCACCGCACTGCTCACGGGCTGCGGCTCGTCGGACGACGGCAGCGGCGACGGCCCGGCCGCCTCCGGCCCCGTATCGCTCACCTACTGGGCCTGGGCCCCCGGCCTGGACAAGGTCGCGGACCTCTGGAACAAGGGCGAGGGCAAGAAGGCCGGCATCACGGTCACCGTGAAGAAGCAGGCCTCGGGCGACGACCTGGTCACCAAGATCATCACCGCGGCGAAGGCGCACAAGGCACCCGACCTGGTGCAGGCCGAGTACCAGGCGCTCCCCACCCTGGTCTCCAACGACGTGCTGGCCGACATATCCAAGGAGGCGGGCGACGCCGAGGGGAAGTTCGCCGACGGTGTCTGGCAGCAGGCGACGCTGGGCTCGGACGCCCTGTACGCGCTGCCGCAGGACTCCGGCCCGCTGATGTTCTACTACCGCCAGGACCTGTTCAAGCAGTACGGCCTGTCCGTGCCCACCACCTGGGACGAGTTCGCCGAGACCGCCCGGGCGCTGAAGGAAAAGGCGCCGGACAAGGACCTCACCACGTTCTCCTCCAACGACTCCGGCCTCTTCGCGGGCCTCGCCCAGCAGGCCGGTGCCCAGTGGTGGACCACCTCCGGCGACAAGTGGAAGGTCGCGATCGACGACCCGGCCACACAGAAGGTCGCAGGCTTCTGGGGCGGCCTGGTCAAGGAGGGCGCCATCGACAACCAGCCGATGTACACCCCGGCCTGGAACAAGGCGCTCAACACCGGCAAGCAGATCGCCTGGGTCAGCGCGGTCTGGGCGCCGGGCACCCTGACCACCGCCGCCCCCGACACCGCGGGCAAGTGGGCCATGGCCCCGCTCCCCCAGTGGACGTCCGGCGAGAGCGTGACGGGAAGCTGGGGCGGCTCCTCCACCGCCGTCACCAACGACTCGAAGCACAAGGAGGCCGCCGCCACCTTCGCCAAGTGGCTGAACACCGACTCCACGGCCCTCGCCGCGCTGGTGAAGGAGAGCGGGATCTACCCCGCCGCCACGGCCGCCCAGACCGGTGGCGCGCTCGCGAAGCCGCCGGCCTACTTCGCCAACCAGCCGGACTTCTACACCGAGGCCGCGAAGATCGCCAAGGGCACCGCCCCGGCCGCCTGGGGCCCGAACGTGAACGTCGCGTACACCGCCTTCAAGGACAACTTCGCCGAGGCCGCCAAGAGCAGGTCCGCCTTCGCGCCGGCCCTGACCGCGATGCAGGACGCCACCGTCGCCGACCTGAAGAAGCAGGGCTTCGGAGTCTCCGAGTGACACGCGCACGCCGCCGGAAGCCGTACGGGGTCAAGAGCGCCCCGTACGCCTTCCTGATCCCCGCCACGGTGCTGTTCCTGCTCTTCTTCGCCCTGCCCATCGGCTACGCGCTCCACCTCAGCTTCCGCCGGACCGAGGTCAGCGGACTGGGCCTCGGCAAGGGGGCCCGCAAGGAGATCTGGGCCGGGTTCGCCAACTACACCGACGCGCTCTCCGACTCCGAACTGCTCCACGGCGCGCTGCGCATCCTCGGCTACGGCGCGATCGTCGTCCCCGTGATGCTGGGGCTCGCCCTGCTCTTCGCCCTGCTCCTGGACACCGAACGGCTCCGGCTGCGCGGCTTCACCCGGCTGGCGATCTTCCTCCCGTACGCGATCCCGGGCGTCGTCGCCGCCCTGATGTGGGGCTTCCTCTACCTGCCCGACGTCAGTCCGTTCTACTTCCTGCTGGACAAGGCGGGTCTGCCGCAGCCGGATCTGCTCGACGGCGGACCGCTCTACCTCGCGCTCGCCAACATCGCGGTCTGGGGCGGCACCGGCTTCAACATGATCGTGATCTACACCTCGCTGCGGGCGATCCCCGCCGAGATCTTCGAGGCGGCACGGCTCGACGGCTGCTCCCAGTTGCAGATCGCGCTCAGGATCAAGATCCCGATGGTGGCGCCGTCCCTGGTGCTGACGTTCTTCTTCTCGATCATCGCGACCCTCCAGGTGTTCAACGAGCCGACGACGCTGAAACCGCTCACCAACTCCCTCTCCACCACCTGGAGTCCGCTGATGAAGGTCTACCAGGACGCCTTCGTCAACAACGACATCTACGCGGCGGCCGCCCAGGCGGTCATCATCGCCGTCGCCACCCTGGCCCTGTCCTTCGGCTTCCTCAAGGCGGCCAACTCCCGTACGAAGCAGGGGGCCTCCCAGTGACCACGCCGCAACTCGGACCCCTGACCGCGGCCCCCCGCCGGTTCGCCCTCGTCCCCACCGCCGCCCTGCTGCTCGGCGCGCTCTACTGTCTGCTGCCCGTCGCCTGGATCCTGGTCGCCTCGACCAAGTCCGGCAGCGAACTCTTCTCCACCTTCACCTTCCTGCCCGGTTCGGGTTTCGCGGACAACGTCGCCGACCTGTCCGCGTACCGGGACGGCGTCTACTGGAAGTGGATGGCCAACTCGGCCCTCTACGCCGGGGTGGGCGCACTGCTGTCCACGGCGGTCTCCGCCGTCTCGGGGTACGCGCTGGCCATGTACCGCTTCCGCGGCAGGGAGAGCATCTTCAACATCCTGCTGGCGGGGGTTCTGATGCCGCCGGTGATCCTGGCGGTGCCGCAGTACCTGCTGATGGCGAAGGCCGACCTGACCGACTCCTACCTGTCGGTGATGCTGCCGGTGATCCTCTCCCCGTACGGGGTGTACCTCGCCCGGATCTACGCGGCGGCCGCCGTGCCGGGCGATGTGATCGAGGCCGGCCGGATGGACGGCGGCGGGGAGTGGCGGATCTTCCGGACCATCGCCCTGCCGATGATGGTGCCGGGCCTGGTGACCGTCTTCCTCTTCCAGTTCGTCGCGATCTGGAACAACTTCCTGCTGCCGTACATCATGCTCGGCGACGACGAGAAGTTCCCGGTCACGCTGGGCCTCTTCACCCTGCTCCAGCAGGGTTCCACCACTCCGGCCCTCTATACGCTGGTGATCACGGGGGCGCTGCTGGCCATCGTCCCGCTGATCGCCCTGTTCCTGGTCATCCAGCGGTTCTGGAGCCTCGACCTGCTCTCCGGGGCCGTAAAGTCCTGACGGGCCCCGCCAGGACGTCACTTGATGAAAGATCATGCACCATGAGCCGCACAGAACAGACCGGTACGGGACGCCGACGGCCACCGACGATCCATGACGTGGCGCGGGAGGCCGGGGTCTCCCGGGGTACGGTCTCCCGGGTGCTGAACGGCGGTCACAACGTCAGTCCGGCCGCGCTGGACGCGGTCAACTCCGCCATCCGCAAGACCGGTTACACGGTGAACCGGCACGCCAGGTCACTGATCACGGGCCGCTCCGACTCGGTGGCGTTCCTGCTCACCGAGCCGCAGGAGCGGTTCTTCGAGGACCCGAACTTCAATGTGCTGCTGCGCGGCTGCACGAGCGCGCTCGCCGCGCACGACATCCCGCTGCTGCTGATGATCGCGGGTACGGAGGCGGAGCGCCGCCGGAACATGCGCTACATCGCCGGCCATGTGGACGGGGTCCTGCTGGTCTCCAGCCACTCGGGCGACCCGGTCGCCGCCCAGCTGCACGAGGCGGGCGTCCCCCTGGTCGCCTGCGGGAAGCCGCTCGGGCAGAAGTCGAAGGTCAGCTATGTGGCGGCCGACGACCGGGACGGCGCCCGGGACATGGTGCGTTTCCTGTACGAGTCGGGGCGCCGCCGGATCGGTACGGTCAGCGGCCCGCTGGACACCCCGGGCGGTGTGGAGCGGCTCGCGGGCTACCGCGAGATGCTGGCCGACTGCGGACTGCCCGCGGACGACTCACTGATCGTGCCCGGCGACTACAGCCGGGCGGGCGGCGAGGCGGCCGCCGGGCTGCTGCTGGAACGGGCACCCGACCTGGACGCGGTGTTCGTCGCCTCGGACCTGATGGCCCAGGGCGTGCTCGCCGCTCTGGAGAAGGCCGGGCGCAGGGTGCCGCAGGACGTCGCGGTGGGCGGGTTCGACGACTCCCCCGCGGCGCTCGCCTCCCGGCCGGCGCTGACGACGATCCGTCAGCCCTGGGACCGGATCAGCGCCGAGATGGTACGGGTGCTGCTGGCGCAGATCGGTGGGGAGGACCCGGCCGCGGTGATCCTGCCCACGGAGCTGGTCCGCCGCGAGTCGGCGTGAGAGCGGCGGCCGGCCCGCCGGTTCGTCAGGCCCCGAGCACGGGGTAGTCCGTGTACCCGCGGTGGTCGCCCCCGTAGAAGGTGGTGGCATCCGGGGTGTTGAAGGGGCCGCCCGCGCGCAGCCGCTCGGGCAGGTCCGGGTTGGCCAGGAACAGCACGCCGTACGAGACGACGTCGGCCACTCCCTCCTCGATCAGGGCGAGCGCGTCGGGTCCGGTCGGGCCCTCGCTCGCCGGGTTGAGGACGAGGATCCCGTTGAACTGCTTGCGCAGGGACTCGGTCAGCTCACGGTCGCCGGCCGCGCCCTCGACGACGTGCAGATAGGCGAGCCCGAGCGGCTCGATCGCCTGGACCAGCGCGCTGTACGTGGCCTCGGGCGCGGGCTCGTCGATGTCGTTGTACGTGTTGCCGGGCGAGAGGCGGATCGCGGTGCGGGCGGCACCGATCTCGGCGGCGACGGCGCGCACGGTCTCCAGGGCGAACCGGATCCGGCCCTCCACGGAGCCGCCCCACGCGTCGGTGCGGAGGTTGGAGTTGGGCGCCAGGAACTGGTGGATCAGGTATCCGTTGGCGCCGTGCAGCTCCACCCCGTCGAAGCCCGCGTCCACGGCATTGCGTGCCGCGCTGACGAAGTCGGCGATCGTCGCCCGGATCTCGGCGTCGGTGAGCTCGCGCGGGGTGACGAAGTCCTTCGGGCCCTCATGGGTGAACACCTGCCCGGTGGCCGCGACCGCGGAGGCGCCGACGGGGACGAGCCCGTCGGGCAGCAGGACCGGGTGGCCGATGCGGCCGGTGTGCATGACCTGCGCGAATATCCTGCCGCCCCGGGCGTGCACGGCGTCGGTCACCTTGCGCCAGGCGGCGACCTGCGCGGCGCTGTGCAGCCCCGGGGTGCTCGGGTAACCCTGGCCGACGGCCGACGGCTGGATGCCCTCGGTGATGAGGAGCCCGGCCGAGGCGCGCTGGGCGTAGTACTCCACGGTCAGTTCGCCCGGCGCCCCGCCCTCGCCCGCCCGGCTGCGGGTCATCGGCGCCAGGGCGATGCGGTTGGCGAGCGGGGTGCCGGCCAGGTCGAGCGCATCGAATGCGGTGGTCATGAGAAGCCCCCAGAGAGAGATATATGGCCGGCCAACCAAAACTATGTGGTCGACCAAGCATCTGCGACGCGTGCCACTGTAGCGCATTACTTGGCCGACCAAGGTAAAGTTGCGGGACACCGCGCCCGGCGGCCGCGGAGCCGCCCGCACCA harbors:
- a CDS encoding beta-galactosidase; translated protein: MPHTPRATAPQGLHQLAFGGDYNPEQWPEEVWHEDMRLMREAGVTMVSVGIFSWALLEPEPGAYDFGWLDRLLDLLHVNGIRADLGTPTVAPPAWFYRAHPEALPVSREGVRYAFGSRGAICHSNPDYRAAAANITEQLARRYANHPALALWHVHNEYGVPVSACYCDNCAAHFRRWLTARHGSVEAVNEAWGTAFWGQRYRGLDEIDPPRTTPTVGNPAQQLDYARFADATMRENFCAERDLLHRLAPGIPVTTNFMTALSQCDSVDYWAWGREVDLVTNDHYLITDGRRTHVNLAMAADLTRSVAGGAPWLLLEHSAGGVNWQPRNPAKRPGEMARNSLAHVARGSEGAMFFQWRQSLRGAEKFHSAMLPHAGTDSRIWREVSRLGADLGLLNGIRTTRTVADVAMVWDWQSWWAQSLEWRPSQDHDARERADTFYASLFDRHLTVDFAHPDADLSRYPLVVVPALYLATEESGRNLRRYVEGGGTLVVSYFSGIVDADDAVHPGPYPGALRDVLGLTVEEFSPLAEGGTVRLITPEGAPEGPELTGDLWSDVVIPRGAETMWSYADGIPAGRPAVTRHRLGEGTAWYVSTRLTGADLDAVLDRACEDARIAPRTGIPYDVEVVTRTGDAGTYLFVINHTGGDTKVPLDAPGTELLTGEPATGHLAVPAGAVRVVRLDS
- a CDS encoding MFS transporter, encoding MLNDCEDATPTRIADRGGAGSAGSGFVLSRGVTLLFAVACGTSVANVYFAQPLLVTVGHDLGMSPALVGSVVTLTHVGYGLGLFFLVPLGDVADRRRLVVAQLLLLVAALAVVATSRTAAVLLAGMAGTGLLAVVTQTLVAFAAALTAPARRGRVVGTVTSGVVVGILLARTASGVLADLAGWRSVYLASAALTALLALVLHRVLPRDNAAQPASLRYGQLLRSTVTLFARERLLRLRALLGLLVFTAFSTLWSSIALPLSEPPYSFSHTAIGALGLVGAAGALAAAWAGRLNDRGLSRQTTGIALALLAASWLPLAFTRSSLWVLGVGVILLDLAVQAVHVTNQTLIHALHPDAGSRLIGGYMVFYSIGSATGAIAATSLYTAAGWGAVCALGATASCLALALWALTRDSVPDPAYQDLPRP
- a CDS encoding winged helix-turn-helix transcriptional regulator; the encoded protein is MVTRTRFDDSDCPVARSVDAIGDWWSLLIVRDAFDGSRRFGEFQRSLGVAKNILTARLRALVAGGVLESVPASDGSAYREYVLTPKGEALFPVIVALRQWGEQNFFAPDEPHSQLLDRRQGQRLRALEVRAADGRRLNPEDTTVHKVSPR
- a CDS encoding carbohydrate ABC transporter permease, whose translation is MTRARRRKPYGVKSAPYAFLIPATVLFLLFFALPIGYALHLSFRRTEVSGLGLGKGARKEIWAGFANYTDALSDSELLHGALRILGYGAIVVPVMLGLALLFALLLDTERLRLRGFTRLAIFLPYAIPGVVAALMWGFLYLPDVSPFYFLLDKAGLPQPDLLDGGPLYLALANIAVWGGTGFNMIVIYTSLRAIPAEIFEAARLDGCSQLQIALRIKIPMVAPSLVLTFFFSIIATLQVFNEPTTLKPLTNSLSTTWSPLMKVYQDAFVNNDIYAAAAQAVIIAVATLALSFGFLKAANSRTKQGASQ
- a CDS encoding glycoside hydrolase family 53 protein; translation: MYAATHGKKRAGVLAASLSGLLLAALPTLPAHAATAATAPANTGFESGSTGWSTYSAGGQNAASFTEAGGHSGSTRLSHWSASAYKVETYQYLTGLTDGTYTLSAWVRSGGGQNSAYLALRNCGSAEQRTDLPPTANGGWIRLVTSVRVTGGSCTISLNSDAHAGEWANFDDIAFTRGATGLTVKGGDLSTLPKNEAHGAVYRSASGTTGDAMSLLKSAGMNYVRLKVWVNPADGFNDKAHVLAMAKRAKALGMKTLVDFHYSDAWADPGKQNKPAAWSGHGYAQLRTDVYNHTYDVLSALKAQGTTADMVQIGNETNAGMLWPEGSTDNWSQLAGLLTSGANAAKAVSSGTKVALHLAKGGDKAGTRWWFDNAVAYGVPFDVIALSYYGYWHGPLSDLQANLDDAAARYGKPVLVAETAYAHTLADADGLENNIATAGQLVSGYPATPAGQAANLRDVMNVVEAVPGGRGLGAVYWEPAWTAVSGSGWDPADPASGNAWENQALFGYDSRLLPAASWFSHR
- a CDS encoding VOC family protein, with protein sequence MTSHVHHVTIDCADAYKLGAFWAEVLGSSLADDDFPGDPEALVETPDAALLFVTVPEPKSVKNRIHLDIQPEDRTRDEEVERLLGLGATLVADRRRPDGRGWATLADPEGNEFCVECGARERARLTGKRLPVTADDVTSAVSLAVDTLAGSPAEDWRIPAGTLTWDCWETVEHLSDDLFAYAVQLGPRRPPLETEVPYRWAPEREGGPWNAIFADPEAGTAGLLQTLEASGALLSAMVRTASPDVRSYHSYGVSDPEGFAAMGIVETLVHTHDIAQGLGVTWTPPADLCDRVLARLFPDAPADEDRWTVLLWSTGRADLPGRERVTSWKWHGAPLA
- a CDS encoding extracellular solute-binding protein; translated protein: MKYRIVAASAAASLAATALLTGCGSSDDGSGDGPAASGPVSLTYWAWAPGLDKVADLWNKGEGKKAGITVTVKKQASGDDLVTKIITAAKAHKAPDLVQAEYQALPTLVSNDVLADISKEAGDAEGKFADGVWQQATLGSDALYALPQDSGPLMFYYRQDLFKQYGLSVPTTWDEFAETARALKEKAPDKDLTTFSSNDSGLFAGLAQQAGAQWWTTSGDKWKVAIDDPATQKVAGFWGGLVKEGAIDNQPMYTPAWNKALNTGKQIAWVSAVWAPGTLTTAAPDTAGKWAMAPLPQWTSGESVTGSWGGSSTAVTNDSKHKEAAATFAKWLNTDSTALAALVKESGIYPAATAAQTGGALAKPPAYFANQPDFYTEAAKIAKGTAPAAWGPNVNVAYTAFKDNFAEAAKSRSAFAPALTAMQDATVADLKKQGFGVSE